In Intestinibacillus sp. Marseille-P6563, a single genomic region encodes these proteins:
- a CDS encoding PTS system mannose/fructose/sorbose family transporter subunit IID, which translates to MTNKEQKLVPKKALFRASLIWETWVQTCYNYERMMGMACAHTFLPVVKYLYPNNKEKQIDLMTREMEFFNVHPEFGSCILGLAISLEEEKAMGKDIPNEFITNIKTSLMGPLAGVGDTIWQGVLIPILLALCIDITRSGSGNIWGAIIYAVAMFFITYIFSYANFMFGYHAGSDAIMDFLERGILNKLLKGASIMGCMVMGGLIVNYVSVSCGINIVTSGAEFSLQESLFDAVLPNILPLAATMGVYGLMQKKWTSIRIIILMVVIGIVGGFFNILV; encoded by the coding sequence ATGACGAATAAAGAGCAAAAGCTGGTTCCGAAGAAGGCGCTGTTCCGTGCCTCCCTCATCTGGGAGACCTGGGTACAGACCTGCTACAACTACGAACGCATGATGGGTATGGCATGTGCCCACACCTTCCTGCCGGTTGTAAAATACCTGTATCCCAACAACAAGGAAAAGCAGATCGATTTGATGACCCGTGAGATGGAGTTCTTCAACGTCCATCCGGAGTTCGGTTCCTGTATCCTCGGTCTGGCCATCTCGCTGGAAGAAGAGAAGGCCATGGGCAAGGACATCCCGAATGAGTTCATCACCAACATCAAGACCTCGCTCATGGGCCCCTTGGCCGGCGTGGGCGACACCATTTGGCAGGGCGTTCTGATCCCGATCCTGCTGGCGCTGTGCATCGACATTACCCGTTCGGGCAGCGGCAACATCTGGGGCGCGATCATCTACGCGGTCGCGATGTTCTTCATCACCTACATCTTCTCGTACGCAAACTTCATGTTCGGCTACCATGCTGGTAGTGACGCGATCATGGATTTCCTAGAACGCGGCATCCTCAACAAGCTGCTCAAGGGCGCATCCATCATGGGCTGCATGGTTATGGGCGGTCTGATCGTAAACTACGTTAGCGTAAGCTGTGGTATCAACATTGTCACGTCAGGCGCCGAATTCTCCCTGCAAGAAAGTCTATTTGACGCCGTCTTACCGAATATTTTGCCGCTCGCAGCCACCATGGGTGTCTACGGTCTGATGCAGAAGAAGTGGACTTCTATCCGCATCATCATCCTGATGGTTGTTATCGGCATCGTCGGCGGTTTCTTCAACATTCTGGTCTAA
- a CDS encoding PTS sugar transporter subunit IIB, translating into MRNVVLARVDDRLIHGEVVTAWTPTMRGNRIMIVDDDVVRDTFNVRVVKALAPAGTKVIVYSVEKAAEKLMVPGVEGERIIILAKTPTTFSRLVKAGVPLKEVNLGGAGIRGERQPFINNVALSPEEVLACEEMQKAGVHVYYQLVPEQGVIEIDDALKKAKANFGL; encoded by the coding sequence ATGAGAAATGTAGTACTGGCCCGTGTCGATGACCGTCTGATCCATGGTGAGGTGGTTACGGCATGGACGCCCACCATGCGCGGCAATCGTATCATGATTGTCGACGATGATGTGGTGCGCGACACGTTCAATGTGCGCGTGGTCAAGGCACTGGCTCCGGCCGGCACCAAGGTCATCGTGTACAGCGTGGAAAAGGCAGCCGAAAAGCTGATGGTTCCTGGCGTGGAAGGTGAAAGAATCATCATCCTGGCCAAGACCCCGACCACGTTCAGCCGTCTGGTCAAGGCTGGCGTACCGCTGAAGGAAGTAAACCTCGGTGGTGCGGGCATCCGTGGCGAGCGGCAGCCGTTCATCAACAACGTGGCGCTGAGCCCGGAAGAAGTGCTGGCCTGCGAAGAGATGCAGAAGGCTGGCGTGCATGTGTATTATCAGCTCGTGCCCGAGCAGGGCGTCATCGAAATCGACGATGCGCTGAAAAAGGCCAAGGCGAACTTCGGCCTGTAA
- a CDS encoding IS110 family transposase: protein MVVSVGIDVSKNKHDCFIVSSEGEVLADVFTIPNNMDGFDALLEKIRACTTPQDKIKVGLEATGHYSYNILGFLLDNGLATYVLNPLRTNLYRKSLSLRKTKTDRVDARTIAAMLLSDVGLKPYTNTAYHNEELKSLTRYRFDKVKERAKLKSSISRLVCILFPELEKLVSSLHLATVYALLEEFPGSKQIAKAHLTRLKTLLGNASKGRYGRDMAVTIRSAAQNSVGSCMPAKSLELQHTIRLIRELDAEIAEIEAEIETMMDKIQSPIITIPGMGFRMAAMILAEIGDFSRFESPDKLLAYAGMSPSTYQSGQLKNCYPHMEKRGSRYLRYALYNAAKYVCHWDPTFAAYLAKKRDEGKHYNVALSHATKKLVRLLFALERSRQPYCSLAA, encoded by the coding sequence ATGGTAGTTTCTGTTGGCATTGATGTCTCAAAAAACAAGCATGATTGCTTCATTGTAAGCTCAGAGGGTGAAGTCCTGGCGGATGTTTTTACTATCCCTAACAACATGGACGGTTTTGATGCTCTACTGGAAAAAATTCGAGCTTGTACTACACCGCAGGACAAAATAAAAGTAGGGCTTGAGGCAACCGGGCATTACAGCTACAACATTCTTGGGTTTCTTCTGGACAACGGTCTGGCCACCTATGTCTTGAATCCCCTACGCACGAACCTCTACCGGAAAAGTCTCAGCCTGCGAAAGACCAAGACCGACCGTGTAGATGCTCGAACCATTGCTGCTATGCTGTTATCCGATGTGGGCCTCAAACCCTACACGAATACAGCATATCACAACGAGGAACTAAAGTCACTCACCAGATACCGTTTTGACAAGGTGAAAGAACGAGCAAAGCTGAAAAGCTCAATTTCCAGACTGGTTTGCATTCTCTTCCCTGAACTGGAGAAGCTGGTGTCCTCTCTCCATTTGGCGACTGTCTACGCTCTGCTGGAAGAGTTTCCAGGTTCCAAACAGATTGCCAAGGCACACCTGACAAGGCTCAAAACCCTTTTGGGAAACGCCTCCAAAGGTCGCTACGGTCGGGATATGGCTGTTACTATCCGGAGCGCTGCTCAGAATTCTGTTGGGTCCTGTATGCCTGCCAAATCCCTGGAATTGCAACATACCATCCGGCTTATCCGTGAATTGGATGCTGAGATCGCTGAAATCGAGGCTGAAATTGAGACAATGATGGACAAGATACAGTCTCCCATTATAACTATCCCTGGCATGGGCTTTCGTATGGCTGCCATGATTCTTGCTGAAATCGGCGACTTCTCTCGGTTTGAGTCGCCGGACAAATTATTGGCCTACGCCGGAATGTCGCCTTCTACTTACCAGTCCGGGCAGCTCAAAAATTGCTATCCCCACATGGAGAAGCGTGGCTCTCGATACTTACGCTACGCTCTTTACAACGCAGCCAAGTATGTCTGTCACTGGGACCCAACCTTTGCTGCTTACCTTGCTAAGAAAAGAGATGAAGGCAAACACTACAATGTCGCACTTTCTCATGCCACCAAAAAGTTAGTTCGTCTGCTGTTTGCCCTGGAAAGATCCAGACAGCCTTATTGCAGCTTGGCGGCCTAA
- the hcp gene encoding hydroxylamine reductase: MEPKMFCYQCQETAGCKGCTQAGVCGKTADVAAMQDLLVYVTKGLSAVTTRLREQGAAVSSDINHLITLNLFVTITNANFDKAAIIDRIHKTLAVKADLLAQVNDPDTLPEAAHWTADEAEFEAKAKTVGVLSTENEDIRSLRELITYGLKGLSAYSKHANALLRDDENVDAFLQRALAATLDDSLSADDLTALALETGAYGVQGMALLDAANTESYGHPEITKVNIGVGTRPGILVSGHDLRDLEMLLEQTEDSGVDVYTHSEMLPAHYYPAFKKYSHFFGNYGNAWWKQKEEFASFNGPILMTTNCIVPPAPAYKDRLYTTGAAGYPGCTHIPGEPGQPKDFSALIEHAKRCAPPEEIERGEIVGGFAHNQVLALADKIVDAVKSGAIGKFVVMAGCDGRAGSRNYYTDFAKALPGDAVILTAGCAKYKYNKLNLGDIGGIPRVLDAGQCNDSYSLAVIALKLKEVFGLDDINDLPIVYNIAWYEQKAVIVLLALLHLGVKNIHLGPTLPAFLSPNVAKVLVDNFGIAGIGTVEDDIRLFFGETAPAVTADMRIGDILREYPAAAEVLMDCGMHCLGCPSAQMEALRDACAVHGLEADTVLARLNDALRA; this comes from the coding sequence ATGGAACCGAAAATGTTTTGTTATCAATGTCAGGAAACCGCGGGCTGCAAGGGCTGCACCCAGGCGGGTGTGTGCGGCAAGACCGCAGACGTGGCCGCCATGCAGGATCTGCTGGTCTATGTCACCAAGGGCCTGTCGGCCGTGACCACTCGCCTGCGCGAGCAGGGCGCAGCGGTGTCCAGCGACATCAATCACCTGATTACCCTCAATCTGTTTGTCACCATTACGAACGCGAATTTTGACAAGGCCGCGATCATCGACCGCATTCACAAGACGCTCGCCGTCAAGGCCGACCTGCTCGCGCAGGTGAATGACCCGGATACGCTGCCCGAAGCCGCTCACTGGACGGCAGACGAGGCCGAGTTTGAAGCCAAGGCCAAGACGGTCGGCGTGCTGTCCACCGAAAACGAGGACATCCGCTCGCTGCGCGAACTCATCACCTATGGCCTCAAAGGCCTGTCGGCATACTCCAAGCACGCCAACGCGCTGCTGCGCGACGATGAAAATGTGGATGCGTTCCTCCAGCGTGCGCTGGCCGCGACGCTGGACGACAGCCTGTCGGCCGATGATCTGACCGCGTTGGCGCTCGAAACCGGCGCGTACGGCGTGCAGGGCATGGCCCTGCTGGACGCGGCCAATACCGAGTCGTACGGCCATCCGGAAATCACTAAGGTCAACATCGGCGTCGGCACTCGTCCGGGCATTCTGGTGTCTGGCCACGACCTGCGTGACCTCGAGATGCTGCTCGAGCAGACCGAGGATTCTGGTGTGGACGTCTACACCCACTCGGAGATGCTGCCCGCGCACTATTATCCGGCGTTCAAGAAATACTCGCACTTTTTCGGCAACTACGGCAATGCGTGGTGGAAACAGAAGGAGGAATTTGCTTCTTTCAATGGCCCCATCCTGATGACCACCAACTGCATCGTGCCGCCCGCCCCGGCCTACAAGGACCGTCTGTACACCACGGGCGCGGCTGGCTATCCGGGCTGCACGCACATTCCGGGCGAGCCGGGTCAGCCCAAGGACTTCTCGGCGCTCATCGAGCACGCCAAGCGCTGCGCGCCGCCCGAGGAAATCGAACGCGGCGAGATCGTGGGCGGCTTTGCCCACAATCAGGTGCTCGCCCTGGCCGACAAGATCGTGGACGCGGTCAAATCGGGCGCTATCGGCAAGTTCGTCGTCATGGCGGGCTGCGACGGCCGCGCGGGGTCCCGCAATTACTACACCGACTTTGCCAAGGCGCTGCCGGGGGATGCCGTCATTCTGACCGCGGGCTGCGCCAAGTATAAGTACAACAAGCTGAACCTCGGCGACATCGGCGGCATCCCGCGCGTACTGGATGCCGGTCAGTGCAACGACTCCTACTCGCTGGCCGTGATTGCGCTCAAGCTCAAGGAAGTCTTTGGCCTGGACGACATCAACGACCTGCCGATCGTCTACAACATCGCCTGGTACGAGCAGAAAGCGGTCATTGTCCTGCTGGCGCTGCTGCATCTGGGCGTGAAGAACATCCATCTGGGGCCGACGCTGCCCGCCTTCCTCAGTCCGAATGTCGCCAAGGTGCTGGTCGACAACTTCGGCATTGCCGGCATCGGCACGGTCGAGGACGACATCCGCCTGTTCTTCGGCGAAACCGCCCCGGCGGTGACGGCTGATATGCGCATCGGCGATATCCTGCGCGAGTATCCGGCGGCTGCCGAAGTACTGATGGACTGCGGCATGCACTGCCTGGGTTGCCCGTCCGCCCAGATGGAAGCCCTGCGCGACGCCTGCGCGGTGCACGGTCTGGAAGCCGACACCGTTCTGGCCCGCTTAAACGACGCGCTGCGCGCCTAA
- a CDS encoding PTS sugar transporter subunit IIA codes for MESPKFRVILVSHGEQSKGMLNTVQMLLGPQQNMAAYSLYPEQSVTDLTEELKKEVETHGSENIIFMTELMHGSPFNAVVSLTRDHSVYHITGTNLAMLMAALMERDDENATAESICDAAIAAVEGSFADVRKILEESGDEEEDL; via the coding sequence ATGGAAAGCCCGAAATTCCGTGTGATCCTGGTGTCACACGGCGAGCAGTCCAAAGGCATGCTCAATACCGTGCAGATGCTTTTAGGACCGCAGCAGAACATGGCTGCATACAGCCTGTACCCCGAACAGTCGGTCACCGACCTGACTGAGGAACTGAAAAAAGAAGTCGAAACCCATGGTTCGGAAAACATCATCTTCATGACCGAACTGATGCATGGTTCGCCTTTCAATGCGGTCGTTTCGCTCACACGCGATCATTCGGTGTACCATATCACCGGCACCAACCTGGCGATGCTCATGGCAGCGCTGATGGAACGCGATGATGAAAACGCAACCGCTGAAAGCATTTGTGATGCTGCTATTGCTGCCGTGGAGGGCAGCTTCGCGGACGTAAGAAAAATTCTGGAGGAATCCGGAGACGAGGAGGAGGACCTATGA
- a CDS encoding PTS mannose/fructose/sorbose/N-acetylgalactosamine transporter subunit IIC, translated as MSIVTAILCGILYWLAEANLPFVGLWTLQRPLVCGFITGCFLGDPVTGAVVGGTINLVYLGFISAGGSMPADMALAGVLGTAYAITGNLDANTALAIAVPLGLLGTIVWYLRMTIDSVFVHMGDRWVAQGKFNHLYLSNVILPQIFSAVICVVPCTLAAYFGADYIQSFIEMCAGKPLQIFEIIGGLMPALGIAITLQYIFKGEARIFLFLGFMISTCFGLTLIQQGIIGLIAALIYIQVTDNAAPAVSAAGSAPSGEYDPDYDPDDE; from the coding sequence ATGAGTATTGTTACGGCAATTCTGTGCGGTATTCTGTACTGGCTGGCAGAAGCGAACCTGCCTTTTGTCGGTCTTTGGACTTTGCAGCGGCCGCTCGTATGCGGCTTTATCACCGGCTGCTTCCTGGGGGATCCGGTTACCGGCGCCGTAGTCGGCGGCACCATCAACCTGGTTTACCTGGGCTTCATCTCGGCCGGCGGTTCGATGCCGGCGGATATGGCGCTGGCAGGTGTTCTCGGCACCGCATACGCCATCACCGGCAATCTGGACGCAAACACCGCGCTGGCCATCGCAGTTCCGCTGGGCCTGCTGGGCACCATCGTTTGGTATCTGCGTATGACCATTGACTCGGTATTCGTACATATGGGCGACCGCTGGGTCGCACAGGGCAAGTTTAATCACCTGTACCTGTCCAATGTTATTTTACCTCAGATTTTCTCGGCTGTCATCTGTGTTGTTCCGTGTACGCTGGCTGCGTACTTCGGCGCAGACTACATCCAGTCGTTCATCGAAATGTGCGCGGGCAAGCCGCTTCAGATCTTTGAGATCATCGGCGGTCTGATGCCTGCCCTCGGTATTGCAATCACCCTGCAGTACATCTTCAAGGGCGAAGCCCGTATCTTCTTGTTCCTGGGCTTTATGATCTCGACCTGCTTCGGCCTGACCCTCATCCAGCAGGGTATCATCGGCCTGATTGCAGCTCTGATCTACATCCAGGTAACCGACAATGCCGCTCCGGCGGTTTCGGCGGCAGGTTCTGCCCCGAGCGGAGAGTATGATCCCGATTACGACCCGGATGACGAGTAA
- a CDS encoding hemerythrin domain-containing protein, which translates to MYGIEVLVEEHENVRTFTGIVRRACCAILDGAPVDPADFRDMIVFIREYADQHHHGKEEKLLFGEMMDALGPVAVNLVQHGMLVEHELGRLHVMNLEAALDRYEANPNTMDKLDIVAEATGYANLLLRHLEKENQVLFPFAEKNLPSEALARIEQRIRQFEEEAKAAGVQDAHLARLRRLAEKYPA; encoded by the coding sequence ATGTACGGTATTGAAGTTCTGGTGGAGGAACATGAAAATGTCCGCACCTTTACCGGCATTGTCCGCCGCGCCTGCTGCGCCATCTTGGATGGCGCGCCGGTGGACCCCGCCGATTTCCGCGACATGATCGTCTTTATCCGCGAATATGCCGACCAGCACCATCATGGCAAAGAGGAAAAACTGCTCTTTGGCGAGATGATGGACGCGCTCGGCCCGGTGGCGGTCAATCTGGTGCAGCACGGCATGCTGGTCGAGCATGAGCTGGGCCGTCTGCATGTGATGAATCTGGAAGCGGCGCTGGACCGCTACGAAGCAAATCCCAACACCATGGACAAGCTGGACATCGTCGCCGAAGCGACCGGCTATGCGAATCTGCTGCTGCGGCATCTGGAAAAGGAAAATCAGGTGCTCTTCCCCTTTGCCGAGAAGAACCTGCCGTCCGAAGCGCTTGCGCGCATCGAGCAGCGCATCCGGCAGTTTGAAGAAGAGGCCAAGGCGGCCGGCGTACAGGACGCGCATTTGGCGCGGCTGCGCCGTCTGGCCGAAAAATATCCCGCATAA
- a CDS encoding DUF4428 domain-containing protein, translating to MCDLCGKKTGWRAFHCQDGVICKDCYKIVSNHYTTTVTGKTLAELRKDYRQNAAPLDLGEDGFLTSRKVGGFLLLDETRRKFCIPSNRRITGQVARPEIYRYEDLTGYMLACEPSLPPERLEELAANPRETVVIDRMVVRLRLKNAGVRELIVIPSPVRSSSFAFRRAYRAAGQILRELEEIC from the coding sequence ATGTGCGATCTGTGCGGAAAAAAGACCGGCTGGCGGGCGTTTCACTGTCAGGACGGCGTGATCTGCAAGGACTGTTATAAGATCGTCAGCAACCACTATACCACCACTGTGACCGGAAAGACGCTGGCAGAACTCAGGAAGGATTACCGCCAAAACGCGGCGCCGCTGGACCTGGGAGAGGATGGTTTTCTGACCAGCCGGAAGGTGGGTGGGTTCCTCCTGCTCGACGAAACGCGCCGGAAGTTCTGTATCCCCAGCAACCGGCGCATCACCGGCCAGGTCGCCCGGCCGGAAATCTACCGCTATGAAGATCTGACCGGCTATATGCTGGCCTGCGAGCCTTCTTTGCCGCCCGAGCGGCTGGAAGAACTGGCCGCGAACCCGCGTGAAACGGTCGTCATCGATCGGATGGTCGTGCGGCTGCGCCTGAAAAACGCCGGGGTGCGGGAACTGATCGTGATTCCCTCGCCCGTGCGCTCGTCCAGCTTTGCCTTCCGCCGCGCCTACCGCGCGGCCGGACAGATCTTGCGGGAACTGGAAGAAATCTGTTGA
- a CDS encoding Crp/Fnr family transcriptional regulator, whose amino-acid sequence MEQQLLSCPLFAGLSVREIEDCLACCQAVTTPYDREQVIFRPGDTPDRLLILLEGMVRVCSYTPSGERRVIASFDRAGELFGEVFLFLPDTPYEHFAEAASPARVLGLPRDFILRTDGQDYHARLVANVLAIFAQKAYFLNQRVQVLSCATLRQKLARLLLRSAGPDGWAVLGMNREALADFLGAARPSVSRELSHMQRDGLIECARTGIRLTDRAALEELV is encoded by the coding sequence ATGGAACAGCAACTGCTCTCCTGCCCGCTCTTTGCCGGCCTGTCGGTCCGGGAAATCGAAGATTGCCTGGCCTGCTGCCAGGCGGTCACCACCCCGTATGACCGGGAACAGGTCATTTTCCGGCCGGGTGACACGCCCGACCGTCTGCTCATCCTGCTCGAAGGGATGGTGCGGGTGTGCAGCTATACCCCCAGCGGGGAACGGCGGGTGATCGCCTCCTTTGACCGGGCCGGCGAACTGTTTGGCGAGGTTTTTCTGTTCTTGCCCGATACCCCTTATGAACACTTTGCCGAAGCGGCTTCCCCCGCCCGGGTGCTCGGCCTGCCGCGGGATTTCATCCTGCGCACCGATGGGCAGGACTATCACGCTCGGCTGGTCGCCAATGTGCTGGCGATTTTCGCCCAAAAAGCCTATTTCCTCAACCAGCGGGTGCAGGTGCTATCGTGCGCCACCCTGCGGCAGAAATTGGCCCGTTTGCTGCTGCGCAGCGCCGGGCCGGACGGCTGGGCGGTGCTGGGCATGAACCGCGAAGCATTGGCCGATTTTCTGGGCGCAGCCCGGCCGTCGGTGTCGCGGGAACTGTCCCACATGCAGCGCGATGGGCTGATCGAATGCGCGCGGACGGGCATCCGTCTGACCGACCGCGCCGCGCTGGAAGAATTGGTGTAA
- a CDS encoding class II fructose-bisphosphate aldolase, whose protein sequence is MLSTLTDVLKIAEEKQIAIGAFNTPNLESLCAVIAAAEELDLPVIVQFAQCHEPLMPLEIIGPIMVDHAKKAKVPVCVHLDHGETMDYLKTALDMGFTSIMYDGSDRPYEANVQATCQAVQLAAGYNRGVDVEAEIGSMGRREFGDGDGSDDDAKIYTDPDMARDFVERTGIQALACSFGTTHGIYLKEPRLDLNIVRQVREKANGIPVVMHGGSGVSREDFQEAIRAGVRKINYFTYMDKAAGTAVAEWLKGKPAGEPIFFSTMRTLAMDAMKQDVKRAMQTFAMQ, encoded by the coding sequence ATGTTAAGCACACTGACGGATGTTTTAAAAATCGCCGAGGAAAAGCAAATCGCCATCGGCGCCTTCAATACCCCCAACCTCGAGAGCCTGTGCGCGGTGATTGCCGCCGCGGAAGAACTGGACCTGCCGGTCATCGTGCAGTTTGCCCAGTGCCATGAGCCGCTCATGCCGCTCGAAATCATCGGGCCCATCATGGTCGACCACGCGAAAAAGGCCAAAGTGCCGGTCTGCGTCCACCTGGACCACGGCGAAACCATGGACTACCTCAAAACCGCGCTGGATATGGGCTTTACCTCCATTATGTACGACGGCTCCGACCGGCCGTATGAAGCCAATGTGCAGGCGACCTGCCAGGCGGTTCAGCTGGCCGCAGGTTATAACCGCGGTGTCGATGTGGAAGCCGAGATCGGCTCCATGGGCCGCCGCGAATTCGGCGACGGCGACGGCAGCGACGATGACGCCAAGATCTACACCGACCCGGATATGGCGCGCGACTTTGTCGAGCGCACCGGCATCCAGGCGCTGGCCTGCTCGTTCGGCACCACCCACGGCATTTACCTCAAGGAGCCGCGTCTGGACCTGAACATCGTGCGCCAGGTACGCGAAAAGGCGAACGGCATTCCGGTCGTCATGCACGGCGGCTCGGGCGTCAGCCGGGAAGATTTCCAGGAAGCCATCCGCGCCGGCGTACGCAAAATCAACTATTTCACCTACATGGACAAGGCAGCCGGCACGGCGGTCGCCGAGTGGCTGAAGGGCAAGCCGGCGGGTGAGCCGATCTTCTTCTCCACCATGCGCACCCTGGCGATGGACGCCATGAAGCAGGACGTCAAGCGCGCCATGCAGACCTTTGCCATGCAGTAA
- a CDS encoding zinc-dependent alcohol dehydrogenase has translation MKALVMSQPGQVSLQELPTPQPEKGEVLVRVHASGICVNDVRDYKGECNFSYPRIGGHEFAGEIVALGNGVSPEQFPIGSRVVTYVIDNCNTCYHCKNGYTNVCPAFAHTTCYQNPDGISGFLGFSQYVIAKTEDVYFCGQDTPYEKLAFTEPLACVINSIAQCDISYGDDVLVIGGGTMGMLHVMLAKMRGARVILSEPMASRREKALELGAHIVIDPTAVDAVQEVMKLTGGLGARAVFDTTAVPALATQAIECTAVCGTVVMFSSLHPNKPVEVDLGKIHSTQKKITGAQNGSVKTFWQAVQMITKGLFDPTPLTEAIYDYHDFEEAMACAMRPDTFKVILNITD, from the coding sequence ATGAAAGCATTGGTCATGAGCCAGCCGGGACAGGTGTCCCTGCAGGAACTTCCCACCCCGCAGCCTGAAAAAGGCGAAGTGCTGGTGCGTGTACACGCATCCGGCATCTGTGTCAACGATGTACGCGATTATAAGGGCGAGTGCAATTTCAGTTACCCGCGCATTGGCGGGCATGAATTTGCCGGCGAGATCGTCGCGCTGGGCAACGGCGTTTCGCCCGAACAGTTCCCGATCGGCAGCCGGGTAGTTACCTATGTCATCGACAACTGCAACACCTGTTATCACTGCAAAAACGGTTACACCAACGTGTGCCCGGCCTTTGCACACACCACCTGCTACCAGAATCCGGACGGTATCTCGGGCTTCCTCGGCTTTTCGCAGTACGTCATTGCCAAGACCGAGGACGTGTATTTCTGCGGGCAGGACACGCCGTATGAAAAGCTGGCCTTCACCGAACCGCTGGCCTGCGTCATCAACTCGATCGCCCAGTGCGACATCAGCTACGGCGACGACGTGCTGGTCATCGGCGGCGGCACGATGGGTATGCTGCATGTGATGCTGGCCAAGATGCGCGGCGCGCGCGTCATCCTGTCTGAGCCCATGGCCAGCCGGCGCGAAAAGGCGCTTGAACTGGGCGCGCATATTGTAATTGACCCGACCGCAGTAGACGCCGTGCAGGAGGTCATGAAACTGACCGGCGGTCTGGGCGCCCGTGCGGTATTTGATACCACGGCGGTGCCCGCGCTGGCCACCCAGGCCATCGAATGCACCGCGGTTTGCGGCACAGTGGTCATGTTCTCGTCGCTGCACCCGAATAAGCCGGTCGAAGTCGATCTGGGCAAGATCCACTCGACCCAGAAGAAGATTACCGGCGCGCAGAACGGCTCGGTCAAAACCTTCTGGCAGGCTGTGCAGATGATCACCAAGGGACTGTTTGACCCCACCCCGCTGACCGAAGCGATCTACGACTATCACGATTTTGAAGAGGCCATGGCCTGTGCGATGCGGCCGGATACCTTTAAGGTCATCCTGAACATCACCGATTGA
- the rpiA gene encoding ribose 5-phosphate isomerase A, translating into MNAKQMAGYEAAKYVKDGMLVGIGTGSTAYYLIEKLGQRMKEEGLHIQCVSTSDASTEQAKSLGIPLLDTNDAPVLDICIDGVDEVDPAFNGIKGGGGALFREKIVAMSAKYNIWICDDSKRVETIGAFGLPIEVLPFGYKHVVRKLEEAGFTSRLRMKDGAIYETNNHNYILDTGYTNTRFGTDYKAMEAFVSGLLGVLETGFFLNTTDLIISAGENGVTTIENKNKA; encoded by the coding sequence ATGAATGCAAAACAAATGGCCGGTTATGAGGCCGCCAAATACGTCAAGGACGGCATGCTGGTCGGCATCGGCACCGGCTCGACCGCCTATTACCTGATCGAAAAGCTGGGCCAGCGGATGAAGGAGGAAGGGCTGCACATCCAGTGCGTGTCCACCTCGGACGCTTCCACCGAACAGGCCAAGAGCCTGGGCATCCCGCTGCTCGACACCAACGATGCCCCGGTGCTCGACATCTGCATCGACGGCGTGGACGAAGTCGACCCGGCGTTTAACGGCATCAAGGGCGGCGGCGGTGCGCTGTTCCGCGAAAAGATCGTGGCCATGAGCGCCAAGTACAACATCTGGATTTGCGACGACTCCAAGCGCGTGGAAACCATCGGCGCGTTCGGCCTGCCCATCGAAGTGCTGCCCTTTGGCTATAAGCACGTGGTGCGCAAGCTGGAAGAGGCGGGCTTTACCTCCCGTCTGCGCATGAAGGACGGCGCGATCTACGAAACCAACAACCACAACTACATTCTGGATACCGGCTACACGAACACCCGCTTTGGCACCGACTACAAGGCCATGGAAGCCTTTGTGAGCGGTCTGCTGGGCGTGCTGGAAACCGGGTTCTTCCTGAACACCACCGACCTGATCATTTCGGCCGGGGAAAATGGTGTGACCACCATTGAAAACAAGAATAAAGCATAA